The genomic stretch AAAAATTACCTTTTTATTGATTTGGATATTGATAAAAACACAAAACCAGGAAAATTTGACATTGTTTTTAAATTCGAAAACGGTTCTAAAAAAACACATACTTACGAGTTGAAATCTCGAGTAAAAGCTGCAGAAGATTTTATAGGTTTTAATAATTCTGATGCTATTTATTTAATTACTCCAGATCGTTTTGCAAATGCAGATGCATCTAACGATATCAACAAAAATTTACATGAAACTACTATTGATAGGTCGCATGGTTACAAGCGTCATGGTGGTGATATACAAGGAATAACAAATCATTTAGATTATATAGAAAACCTAGGTTTTACTTCGGTTTGGCCAACACCGGTGTTAGAAAACAACATGTACAATGGTTCTTACCACGGATATGCAATTACAGATTATTATAAAGTAGATCCTCGTTTTGGTAATTTATCTGACTATAAAAAATTAGCAGATGAATTAAGAAAAAGAGGCATGAAATTGATAATGGATCAAGTTGCAAATCATTGCGGTTTAGAACATTGGTGGATGAAAGATTTACCTTTTGAAGATTGGGTAAATAATCAAAAGAATTATGAAGAAAACATAGAAAACTGGAACAATAAAACCAACATAAATTCTAATCATAGAAGAACCACTAATCAAGATTCTTATGCTTCAGAAAGTGATAGAAAAGGAAACAACGAAGGTTGGTTTGTATCGACAATGCCAGATTTAAATCAGAGGAATCCGTATTTAGCAAAATATATTATTCAGAATAGTATTTGGTGGATTGAAACGTTAGGTTTAGGCGGAATTAGACAAGACACTTATCCTTATCCAGACAAAGATTTTATGTCTGATTGGGCTGGTGCAATTATGTATGAATATCCTAATTTTTCTATTGTAGGAGAAGAATGGAGTTACAATCCTTTATTGGTAGGTTATTGGCAAAAAGGCGCAAAAAACAAAGATGGTTATGAGTCTAATTTAAAATCTACCATGGATTTTCCAATGCAAAAAGCCATTATTGAAGGTATTAATGAAGAAGAATCTTGGGACAAAGGTTTGGTAAAATTATACGAAGGTTTGGCAAATGATTTTTATTATGCTTCACCAAAAGATATTATGGTTTTTTTAGATAATCATGATAAAAGTAGGTTGTTTACCGAAGTGCAGGAAGATGTTGTAAAAGCAAAAATGGCATTAAGTTATATGTTGATGTTGCCTAGAATTCCGCAAATATATTACGGTACAGAAATTTTAATGAATGATACTGCAAAGCCTGGTGACCATGGTTTGATAAGAACCGATTTTCCTGGAGGTTTTAAAGACGATGCAATAAATGCTTTTACAAAAGAAGGTTTATCAGAAGAACAAAAATCGATGCAAAATTTTGTAAAAGCCATTTTAAATTATCGTAAAAATAGTGATGCAATTAAACAAGGTAAAACTTTACATTTTGCACCATATAAAGGAACTTATTTCTTATTCAGAATTTATAATGATGAGGTAGTTGTTCATATCATTAATAAAAATAAAAGTTCAATTTCGTTAGATTTAAATCGATTTAAAGAAGTTGGTTTAGAAGGTAAAAAGTTTAAAAATCTAATTACCGGAGAAAGTTTTATATGGAATGATGTCATAGAACTATCAGAAAAAGGAAGTACGATTTTAACTACAAAATTATAATTCAACTTTTAGTATTGTTACTTTTATAAATTTCGATTTAACCATCAAATTGTATAGATAACAATTCAAAAAATATATAAACATGAAATATTTATCATTATTATTCTCTCTTATGATGCT from Polaribacter marinaquae encodes the following:
- a CDS encoding glycoside hydrolase family 13 protein, with the protein product MKLIRNIFLVAILVALQSCNTSESSKNVSEVSISNTFLERVEPPNWFVDFKNTSLQLLVKEESIGNATPTISYAGVTIKKVNKAKSKNYLFIDLDIDKNTKPGKFDIVFKFENGSKKTHTYELKSRVKAAEDFIGFNNSDAIYLITPDRFANADASNDINKNLHETTIDRSHGYKRHGGDIQGITNHLDYIENLGFTSVWPTPVLENNMYNGSYHGYAITDYYKVDPRFGNLSDYKKLADELRKRGMKLIMDQVANHCGLEHWWMKDLPFEDWVNNQKNYEENIENWNNKTNINSNHRRTTNQDSYASESDRKGNNEGWFVSTMPDLNQRNPYLAKYIIQNSIWWIETLGLGGIRQDTYPYPDKDFMSDWAGAIMYEYPNFSIVGEEWSYNPLLVGYWQKGAKNKDGYESNLKSTMDFPMQKAIIEGINEEESWDKGLVKLYEGLANDFYYASPKDIMVFLDNHDKSRLFTEVQEDVVKAKMALSYMLMLPRIPQIYYGTEILMNDTAKPGDHGLIRTDFPGGFKDDAINAFTKEGLSEEQKSMQNFVKAILNYRKNSDAIKQGKTLHFAPYKGTYFLFRIYNDEVVVHIINKNKSSISLDLNRFKEVGLEGKKFKNLITGESFIWNDVIELSEKGSTILTTKL